Proteins encoded in a region of the Apilactobacillus apisilvae genome:
- the nusG gene encoding transcription termination/antitermination protein NusG, protein MESAQKQWYVIHTYSGYENKVKTNLDSRKESMGMEDYIFQVVVPETEEHEVKDGVDKVKMDKTFPGYVLVEMVMTDKAWYIVRNTPGVTGFIGSHGQGSKPTPLLPDEVEYILSQLGVTKEHQELDAEIGDTITIVDGAFADLTGKIVEKDSEKGKLKVDIDMFGRATTAELDFNQVKPIR, encoded by the coding sequence ATGGAATCAGCACAAAAACAATGGTATGTAATTCATACTTATTCTGGATACGAAAATAAAGTAAAGACTAATTTAGATTCTCGTAAGGAATCAATGGGAATGGAAGACTATATTTTCCAAGTAGTTGTTCCTGAAACTGAAGAACACGAAGTAAAAGATGGTGTTGATAAAGTTAAAATGGATAAAACTTTCCCTGGATATGTTTTAGTTGAAATGGTTATGACAGATAAAGCTTGGTATATTGTTAGAAATACACCAGGTGTTACTGGATTTATTGGTTCACATGGTCAGGGTAGTAAACCAACACCATTGCTTCCTGATGAAGTAGAATATATTCTAAGTCAATTAGGTGTTACAAAAGAACATCAAGAATTAGATGCTGAAATTGGAGATACAATTACTATTGTGGATGGTGCATTCGCTGATCTTACAGGTAAAATAGTTGAAAAAGACTCTGAAAAAGGTAAGTTAAAAGTTGATATTGACATGTTTGGTAGAGCAACCACAGCAGAATTAGACTTTAATCAAGTAAAACCAATTAGATAA
- the rplK gene encoding 50S ribosomal protein L11 has protein sequence MAKKVANVVKLQIPAGKATPAPPVGPALGQAGINIMGFTKEFNARTADQAGMLIPVEISVYEDRSFDFITKTPPASILLKKAAGVEHGSGEPNTNKVASVTSDQVKEIAETKMKDLNAADVEAAMRMIEGTARSMGFTVEG, from the coding sequence GTGGCTAAAAAAGTAGCTAACGTAGTTAAATTACAAATTCCTGCGGGTAAAGCAACACCTGCTCCTCCAGTTGGACCTGCATTGGGTCAAGCTGGAATCAATATTATGGGATTCACTAAGGAATTCAATGCACGTACTGCTGATCAAGCAGGCATGTTAATTCCAGTTGAAATCTCTGTATATGAAGATCGCTCATTTGATTTCATCACTAAGACACCACCTGCTTCAATTCTATTGAAGAAGGCTGCCGGTGTTGAACATGGTTCTGGTGAACCAAATACTAACAAAGTTGCTAGTGTAACTAGTGATCAAGTTAAGGAAATTGCCGAAACTAAGATGAAAGATCTAAACGCAGCTGATGTTGAAGCCGCAATGCGTATGATCGAAGGTACTGCTCGTAGTATGGGATTCACTGTTGAAGGTTAA
- the rlmB gene encoding 23S rRNA (guanosine(2251)-2'-O)-methyltransferase RlmB gives MKNNSENNQSEFIIGRHPVVSALRGKQEINKVFLQTGIHKDEKSVEEIIKLAKQKHLVISMVPKQKLDLLSDHQNHQGVVLSISPYDYATIDELFENAENKQEAPFFLILDNIEDPHNLGSIIRTADASGVSGVIIPKHRAVGLTSTVAKTSAGAIERVPVARVTNLVNTIKELKDRGVWVFGTDIKGNDYRRWDAKGSVAVVIGNEGKGISPLLKKNVDEMLTIPMIGNLQSLNASVAAGLLMYQGYNSRNPL, from the coding sequence ATGAAAAATAATAGTGAAAACAATCAAAGTGAATTTATTATTGGCCGTCATCCAGTAGTATCTGCATTAAGAGGAAAACAGGAAATTAATAAAGTGTTTTTGCAAACTGGTATTCATAAAGATGAAAAAAGTGTTGAAGAAATTATTAAATTAGCAAAACAAAAGCATTTAGTTATTTCAATGGTTCCTAAGCAAAAATTGGATTTGCTATCTGATCATCAAAATCATCAAGGAGTCGTTTTATCAATTTCACCATATGATTATGCAACAATTGATGAACTCTTCGAAAATGCTGAAAATAAACAAGAAGCACCTTTTTTCTTGATCTTAGATAACATTGAAGATCCTCATAATTTAGGATCAATCATTAGAACTGCTGACGCATCAGGTGTTTCAGGAGTAATCATTCCTAAACATCGTGCAGTTGGTTTAACTTCTACAGTTGCGAAAACTTCAGCTGGTGCAATTGAGCGAGTACCCGTAGCTCGAGTAACTAACTTAGTTAACACTATTAAAGAATTAAAAGATCGTGGTGTTTGGGTTTTTGGTACTGATATTAAGGGGAATGATTACCGTCGCTGGGATGCAAAAGGTTCAGTGGCAGTTGTTATTGGTAATGAAGGTAAAGGGATTTCTCCTTTGTTAAAGAAAAATGTTGATGAAATGCTAACTATTCCAATGATAGGTAATTTACAAAGCTTAAATGCCAGTGTTGCAGCCGGATTATTAATGTATCAAGGCTACAATTCTAGGAACCCATTATAG
- a CDS encoding Mini-ribonuclease 3, with translation MKEQVPNYKQLNGIALAYLGDSVYEVYIRKHLLALGITKPNRLQKIARKYVSAKAQAALIDLMNENDLLDKEEEAVFKRGRNCKSYTHAKNTSVLTYRYSTGFEAMIGYLSLSGKEDRLQELSKWCIEQVDAGRLRYEK, from the coding sequence ATGAAAGAACAAGTACCTAATTACAAACAATTAAATGGAATTGCTTTAGCCTATTTAGGTGATTCAGTTTATGAAGTTTATATCAGAAAGCATCTTTTAGCATTAGGCATTACTAAGCCTAATCGTTTACAAAAAATAGCCAGAAAGTATGTTTCTGCCAAAGCTCAAGCAGCATTGATAGATTTAATGAATGAAAATGATTTATTAGATAAAGAAGAAGAAGCTGTTTTTAAAAGAGGTCGTAACTGTAAAAGTTATACTCACGCTAAAAATACTAGTGTTTTAACCTATCGTTACTCGACTGGTTTTGAAGCGATGATAGGCTATTTATCTTTAAGCGGAAAAGAAGATCGTTTACAAGAGTTATCAAAATGGTGTATTGAACAGGTAGATGCAGGGAGACTTAGATATGAAAAATAA
- a CDS encoding NYN domain-containing protein, with translation MKKQLLLIDGYNIIGNWPKLNQLKLANRLADARDELISIIAEYKKYRDLDITIIFDAMYVPGLSKKDTKHNLNIVWTNKDETADSYIEAYARRKQSRFVQVVVVTSDQAEQWTVFSAGALRTSARELLRDVERSKQEINNQVNNYTNKTQLRHNPWSGDQLSQLEKLRDDLSN, from the coding sequence ATGAAGAAACAATTACTCTTAATTGATGGCTATAACATCATTGGAAATTGGCCAAAATTAAATCAATTAAAGTTAGCAAATCGTTTGGCAGATGCAAGAGATGAACTTATATCAATTATTGCTGAATATAAAAAATATCGTGATTTAGATATTACAATTATTTTTGATGCAATGTATGTACCAGGACTTTCTAAAAAAGACACTAAGCATAATTTAAATATTGTTTGGACTAATAAGGATGAAACGGCTGACAGTTATATTGAAGCTTATGCTAGAAGAAAGCAATCTCGCTTTGTTCAAGTGGTAGTAGTGACAAGTGATCAGGCTGAACAATGGACAGTGTTTTCAGCAGGAGCATTGAGAACATCTGCTAGAGAATTGTTGCGAGATGTTGAAAGATCAAAACAAGAAATTAACAATCAAGTTAATAATTATACTAACAAAACACAGTTAAGACATAACCCTTGGTCTGGTGATCAGTTATCTCAATTGGAAAAGCTTAGGGATGATTTATCAAATTAA
- the secE gene encoding preprotein translocase subunit SecE, with the protein MKLINFFKSVGTEMKLVVWPNRHQTRVDTSTVVGMSVVFAIFFAIIDWAIQSGLSFI; encoded by the coding sequence ATGAAGTTAATTAATTTTTTTAAGAGTGTTGGAACAGAAATGAAATTAGTTGTTTGGCCTAATAGACATCAAACAAGAGTAGATACTTCTACGGTTGTTGGTATGTCAGTTGTTTTTGCTATTTTCTTTGCAATTATTGACTGGGCTATTCAATCAGGATTATCATTTATTTAA
- the rpmG gene encoding 50S ribosomal protein L33 — protein MSQRKVALSCDICGKRNYITKVQDTHSKRLEIKKYCKNCNKSTIHKETF, from the coding sequence ATGTCACAAAGAAAAGTAGCTTTATCATGTGATATATGTGGAAAAAGGAACTATATTACTAAGGTTCAAGACACACATAGTAAACGGTTAGAAATTAAAAAATACTGTAAAAATTGTAATAAATCTACAATTCATAAAGAAACGTTTTAA